A window from Cinclus cinclus chromosome 4, bCinCin1.1, whole genome shotgun sequence encodes these proteins:
- the DCLRE1C gene encoding protein artemis, which produces MSRFGGRTREYPAVSIDRFDRDNLRARAFFLSHCHKDHMKGLRATALKRRLEGSLKVKLYCSPVTKELLLTNWKYKFWENHIVALEVETPTQISLEDETSGEKEDVVVTLLPAGHCPGSVMFLFEGENGTVLYTGDFRLAKGEAARMELLHSGTRVKDIQSVYLDTTFCDPKFYHIPSREECLNGILELVRSWTSLSRNHVVWLNCKAAYGYEYLFINLSEELGIKVHMNKLDMFRNMPEILCHVTTDQHTQIHACRHPRDDECFRGNRLPCGMACLNGAPLHIISIKPSTMWFGERRKKTSVIVRTGERTYRACFSFHSSYSEIKDFLSYICPVNVYPSVLPVGGTEDKVMEILKPLCRSYRRIMEPRYKPLGTLKRALKRELSDTDEDDLFDSELISSRPKIPKQQREESMPSSTGQSENSEGNINESTETYKGTATFTSLKVDFVDCEESNDDDDEDNEEESEKNTVQFLSHEPDATSTANFSGVTSDQQESNANVPCWDEFFMGNKLEEGSENEDNIPSSADAGGSQSLFSDSDGVSDSTHISSQNSSQSTHISEQGSQGWDSQMDTVLITSQERSALDFSKGGSRAVFPVLQESPRDTQLDSSREKSPGQNRPCAHDDACGLKNKGCEKAAEDGTSHVLDVLVEISDSSRTPDLELRRDSQSSSDFEIPLTPDAEAPQPDKLHHLYKKLAAGENIISEKKVS; this is translated from the exons CTTGAAAGTTAAACTATACTGCTCACCAGTAACTAAGGAATTGTTGTTGACTAACTGGAAATACAAGTTTTGGGAGAATCATATT GTTGCATTGGAAGTTGAAACTCCAACTCAGATTTCTTTAGAAGATGAAACCTCTGGTGAG AAAGAAGATGTAGTGGTGACACTTCTGCCAGCTGGTCACTGTCCAGGTTCAGTCAT GTTTCTGTTTGAAGGTGAGAATGGCACTGTGTTGTACACAGGGGATTTCAGGCTTGCAAAAGGAGAAGCAGCCAGAATGGAGCTTTTGCATTCAGGGACCAG GGTAAAAGACATTCAGAGTGTGTATTTGGATACTACTTTTTGTGACCCCAAATTTTATCACATACCAAGCCGG GAGGAATGTTTAAATGGGATCTTGGAGTTAGTGAGAAGCTGGACCTCACTGTCTCGTAATCATGTTGTGTGGCTGAACTGCAAAGCTGCTTATGGATATGAGTATTTATTCATAAACCTCAGTGAGGAACTCGGAATCAAG GTGCACATGAACAAACTTGATATGTTCAGGAACATGCCAGAAATCCTGTGCCATGTTACCACGGACCAACACACGCAGATTCACGCCTGTCGACATCCTCGG GATGATGAGTGCTTCCGAGGGAACAGACTGCCCTGTGGGATGGCTTGCCTCAATGGAGCTCCCCTGCACATAATCAGCATCAAACCCTCCACAATGTGGtttggggaaaggagaaagaaaaccagtgtAATAGTGAG gACTGGGGAGAGAACATACAGAGCTTGTTTCTCTTTCCACTCTTCCTACAGCGAG ATCAAGGATTTCCTGAGCTATATCTGTCCTGTGAACGTGTATCCCAGTGTACTGCCAGTGGGTGGGACAGAAGACAAAGTTATGGAAAT ATTAAAGCCATTATGCAGGTCATACAGGAGAATCATGGAACCCAGGTACAAGCCCTTAGGAACACTGAAGAGAGCCCTCAAGAGAGAATTATCTGACACAG ATGAAGATGATCTCTTTGattcagaattaatttcttcaagACCTAAGATTCCAaaacagcagagagaagagagcatgCCCTCCAGCACAGGACAGTCTGAAAATTCCGAAGGAAACATTAATGAGAGCACAGAAACTTACAAAGGGACTGCAACTTTCACCTCCCTCAAGGTAGACTTTGTGGACTGTGAGGAATcaaatgatgatgatgatgaagacaATGAAGaagaatctgaaaaaaacacagttcAATTTCTTTCCCATGAGCCAGATGCCACTTCCACAGCCAATTTCAGTGGAGTAACTAGTGACCAGCAGGAGTCTAATGCCAATGTCCCTTGCTGGGATGAATTTTTTATGGGTAATAAACTAGAAGAAGGCTCTGAAAATGAGGACAACATTCCATCTTCAGCAGATGCTGGTGGGTCCCAGTCACTCTTCAGTGATTCAGATGGAGTAAGTGACTCAACACACATCTCCTCCCAAAATTCTTCTCAGTCAACACACATATCAGAGCaggggagccagggctgggacagccaaATGGACACAGTGCTCATCACCTCCCAGGAGAGAAGTGccctggacttcagcaaaggtgggagcagagcagtgtttcctgtgctgcaggagagtCCCAGGGACACTCAgttggacagcagcagggagaagtCACCAGGTCAGAACAGACCTTGTGCCCATGATGATGCCTGTGGCTTGAAAAACAAAGGCTGtgagaaagctgcagaagatggCACTTCCCATGTTCTGGATGTGCTAGTGGAAATAAGTGACAGCTCCAGGACTCCTGATCTGGAGCTGAGGAGGGACTCTCAGAGCTCCTCTGACTTTGAAATTCCTTTGACTCCTGATGCTGAAGCACCTCAGCCAGATAAGCTGCATCACTTATATAAGAAGCTCGCAGCAGGTGAAAATATAATCAGTGAGAAAAAAGTCTCCTGA
- the SUV39H2 gene encoding histone-lysine N-methyltransferase SUV39H2: protein MEGWRGAWYVPCLASLETLQELCRKENLTCKSIGITNRSLKSYEVEYLCDYKVEEGKAYYLVKWKGWPESSNTWEPRKHLNCPLLIQNFLRDKNEYLSRRREGKAMKGRNHVKTLKPAIADYIVKKAKQRIALQRWKEELNRKKNHRAMILVENTVDLEGPPLDFYYINEYKPAPGINVLNGITTGCECADCPAEKCCPKEAGFILAYNKRKKLKIQPGLPIYECNSYCRCGPDCPNRIVQKGTPYSLCIFRTNNGRGWGVKTLQKIKTNSFVMEYVGEVITSEEAERRGQLYDNQGNTYLFDLDYDSDEFTVDAARYGNVSHFVNHSCDPNLQVFNVFIDNLDLRLPRIALFSTRTIKAGEELTFDYQMKGSIDLTSDSAEGLSPSKKRIRTVCKCGAMCCRGYLN from the exons ATGGAGGGCTGGAGAGGAG CCTGGTATGTGCCATGTCTAGCTTCACTTGAGACCCTCCAGGAATTATGTAGGAAGGAAAATCTCACATGTAAATCCATTGGAATCACCAACAGGAGTCTAAAGAGTTATGAGGTGGAATATTTGTGTGACTACAAGGTAGAAGAG GGCAAAGCATACTATCTTGTGAAATGGAAAGGATGGCCAGAATCTTCAAATACTTGGGAACCTCGGAAACATCTGAACTGCCCTCTGCTTATTCAGAACTTTCTTAGAGATAAGAATGAATACTTGTCTCGGAGGAGAGAAGGCAAAGCAATGAAAGGGAGAAACCATGTTAAAACTTTGAAACCTGCAATTGCAGATTATATTGTAAAGAAGGCTAAACAAAGAATAGCTTTGCAGAGGTGGAAAGAAGAACTGAACAGGAAAAAGAATCACAGAGCGATGATTCTGGTGGAAAACACCGTGGATCTTGAAGGCCCTCCTTTAGACTTCTACTACATCAATGAGTATAAACCTGCCCCAGGAATAAATGTGCTCAATGGAATAACAACTGGCTGTGAATGTGCTGACTGCCCTGCTGAGAAGTGCTGCCCAAAGGAGGCTGGGTTTATTTTGGCTTACAATAAACGTAAGAAATTGAAAATCCAGCCTGGCTTGCCCATCTATGAGTGCAATTCATATTGTAGGTGTGGGCCTGACTGCCCGAATAGGATTGTACAGAAAGGGACCCCATATTCCCTCTGCATCTTCAGAACCAACAACGGCCGTGGCTGGGGAGTAAAAACCctccagaaaattaaaaccaacaGTTTTGTGATGGAGTATGTTGGAGAG gTGATTACAAGTGAGGAAGCAGAGAGGCGAGGCCAGCTCTATGACAACCAGGGAAATACATACTTGTTTGATTTGGACTATGACTCAGATGAATTTACAGTAGATGCAGCTCGATATGGAAATGTGTCCCACTTTGTGAACCACAGT TGTGATCCAAATCTTCAAGTCTTCAACGTGTTTATTGATAACCTCGATTTGCGTCTTCCTCGAATAGCGCTGTTCTCTACCCGAACCATCAAGGCTGGAGAAGAGCTAACCTTTGACTATCAGATGAAAG GTTCAATAGATCTGACTTCAGACTCTGCTGAAGGTCTTAGCCCATCCAAAAAGAGGATCAGAACTGTATGTAAATGTGGAGCCATGTGTTGCAGAGGATATCTCAACTGA